Within the Mucilaginibacter sp. CSA2-8R genome, the region GCGTTGCATCTGTACTCTTCCGCTTTTAGTTTTGGGCACCCGTCACATTACTGATCTTGAGTGTATAAGCAACCGATGGTGTGATGTCTTTCAATCCGCTAAAATCTACAATGATGTTCCCTTTACTTTTTGTCCAGGTTAACGGCTTTGTATGCCCAAGCAGCGTTACGGTGCTACTTTGTTGCACCGGTACATTTTGCAAAACAAATTTGCCGCCGGTTAACTGCGGCAGTATAGCATAAAGTGTATTGTTTTTATGGGTAAAAAAAGCTTGTTTAACAGCGTAACCGGCATCAGGTGTTACCGTTTGCTTCAATATAAAATTGCCGGAAACACCACCCTCGGCCACGGGTTTGGTATCGCGTTTCCCGGCCGACCACTGGCTGGCCACCGTCCAGCGGTGGGTACCGTAAATGGCTTCGCCGTTTACCTTTAACCACTCGCCTATCTGCAGCAAACGCTCCTGCATTACCGGTGGTATTTTACCACCGGCGGTAGGGCCAATATCCAGCAGCAGGTTGCCACCGTTGCTCACAATATTGGCCAGCATTAGTATCAGGGACTGTGCCGAATTATAATCCTGCAGGTCTTCGTTTTGGTTATAGCCAAAAGACTGACCAATGCCCCGGCATTCTTCCCAGGGATGGTTAGAGGCAAAGTCGGCTCCATACTCGGTAGTATAAAAACCGCCATGATGCTTACGGATGTCTTTACCCCAGCGGTCGTTCACAATCAGGTTTGGGTTGGTGTTATGATTGTAAATCCAGGCGAGCAGTTCTTTTGATTTCCATTGCTCGTCGGTCAGTTCCCACTCGCCGTCAGCCCACAAGATATCCGGGTTGTAGCGGGTCACCAGGTCTTTGGCTTGTGGCAAAAAATGCTCGTTTACAAAGCGGTTTTTATCCTGGTTGTACATCGGATTAAACCACTCGAATAACGAATAATAAAAACCCATTTTCAGGCCGGTACTTTTTACCGCCTTAAACAAATCGCCGGCCAGGTCGCGTTTTGGACCAGCTACGGTGCTGTTCCAGGGGCGGTTAAAAGCCTTTGACGCTTCGGCACTTGGCCACAAAGCAAAACCATCATGGTGCTTGGAAGTTAACACCACATATTTTGCACCCGAGGCCGCAAATAGTTTAGCCCAGTCATTGGGTTCAAAATCTTCCGCCTTAAACATATCGCCAAAATGGCTGTAGGCAAAATCTTTACCGTAAACCTGCTCATGGTGTTTTTTAAAGGCTGCGTACAAATCCTTTTGCCCCTCGGTTGCTTTACCCTCTACCCAATACTGGTACCATTCGGAGTAATTACCTTTGGGTGCCCAGGCAGGCACAGCATATGGCCCCCAATGTACAAATATGCCAAACTTAGCATCCGAAAACCAGGGCGGTGCGGGCCGGCTATCTAACGAAGCCCAGGTAGCCTCGTACCGCTTTGGTTGTGCAAAAGCTGACAACATGATACAGAAGCCAATTAAGGTAAACAGGTAACGCATATATTAATCGGGAGCTTTTGATCAGCAAGTTATTAAATCCGGCTCATCTATTCAAATGGCCAGCTTCGTGAGGCATCATCACCCTCAACTTAACTGTAAACTTATTAAGTTGGTAGTGCATTAGCGTTAAATCTTACTATCGGCGATGAATGTATCACCTCAAATTGGTAAATTTGGCTATGCAACCTATGTTTATCATGCAGGGCAGGGTAATGTGGAGTTTTGATTATGAAATGGCCCAAATTGCACCGGGCTACAAAATGATGTCGGGCTTAACAGGCATTGGTGGTCCGCTGCACCATCACCGCGGGTTGATAGCCCTGAGCAGCACTGAGTTGATTATTGAAGGTGATAATGACGAAGAGGACGAATTTTTAAGCATCTCGTTATCTGCCATCAGCGAATTATATCATGGCTACGATGATGTTTATCAGGCTTATTCGGTAAAAAATGCCGGTTTGTTCTGGCAGCCCTTACGCATTACATTTTACAGCGCACCCAATCAGCTGCAAACCATTTATCTTATTGTAGACTATCTGGGCATGATTACCCAAAATAAAAAGTGGTATTACGCATTGACCGAAATGTTAGCTGAGGACTGATACAATGAGTTTACCTTCTTGTTTCTTAATCTATTTTTAGGTTACTTATACGGGTACGACTAAAAATATTCATTTTATTTAAAATCTTTTTTTACTTCAACCGTCTACCCTACTAGCTTACCTGTATTGTGGTAGCTCGTAATTTTATAAATGGCAAACCGACTTCCGCTAATCTTCCTGCTTTGGGTGATTACCGATTTTTATTTTTATCAGGCTGTTAAAACCCTAAGCGGCTCTGATGTATATTCATGGCTTTACTGGCTGATTAATGTACTGCTGATAGGTTTTATGATAGCCGCTGTGTTTGTACGCCGGGGCTCAAACGTGCAGCAACGGGTGATTAACTGGCTGATGGGATTGATGCTGTTAGCCTTTGTACCACGACTATTTTCGGTACCGGTATTACTGATTGAAGATCTTACCCGACTTTTTCGCGGCTTTCCGCCGCGGGCCTATTGGGTAAGCGAACTAACTATGGGCATTGCTGCTATTTTAAGTTTGGTGGTACTGTTCGGCATCACACGCGGCAAGCACTTTTACCGCGTAAGGCGCGAAACACTGTCGTTCCCCGATCTGCCTGAGGCTTTTGACGGTTTCACGATCACCCAAATTACCGATGTGCATTCGGGCAGCTTTAGCAATGTTGCCGGTGTGCAGAAAGGGCTTGATTTAGTAAACGCACAACAAAGCGACGTCATATTGTTTACCGGCGATTTGGTTAACAACCAGGCTACCGAAATGGACCCATGGATACCTGCCTTTGCCCAATTAAAAGCGCCAATGGGCAAATATTCCATTTTGGGTAACCATGATTATGGCGACTACATCCGCTGGGAATCTGCCGATGCCAAGCAAGCCAATTTAACCCGGCTTAAACAAGTACACCAGGAGATTGGCTTCAGGCTATTACTAGACGAGGCCATAACGCTACAAAAAAACGGCCAAGCCATCACCTTAATAGGCGTTGAAAACTGGGGAAAGGGAGGCTTTCATAAATATGGTAACCTCAGCAACGCTACCGAAAGCGTACCAGACAACGCGTTTAAAATTCTGCTATCGCATGACCCATCGCATTGGGAGGGCGTAACGCTCGATCATGATAAGCACATTCACCTCACGCTATCGGGCCACACTCATGGCATGCAGTTTGGCATCGAGCTGTTTGGCTTTAAATGGAGCCCTATTAAATATGTTTACAAGCAATGGGCAGGCCTTTACAAACAAAAGGGGCGCTACTTGTATGTAAACCGTGGTTTCGGATTTCTGGGATTGAAAGGCCGTATCGGTATCTGGCCCGAGATAGCGGTGATTACTATGAAAAAAAGTAATTAAAGTGTGGGTAGTTTAACTGCAAAACTGCCCTTTAATTAATGCCATTTCAACGGGCCGGCTTTACTGACTTGCTTTATCTAACAGATTGTTTACAGAATATCGCCAATCGACTTATTAATTCTGATTTAAAGCTATCATGAGAATAATTATTTGACTAAGCGATTTTGCTTTATGCTGATGATTTGTAAGACGCCGCATGCTTGTTATCAGTCAATCACATTCAATCCTGAAGATTAACACGCATCAAAAACGGCATTTCAACAAATACTCGCTTGCCGGCGCATTTGCCGGGCGTCCATCGGGGCATCAGTTTAAATACCCTGAAAAATTCGCGCTCTAAAAGTGAATCGTTAAGTGGTGCTTTTTGTATAATTTTTAAGTCCTTAAAACGTCCATCAGCATCTATCCAGAGTCTTAAATTGATGGAGCCACGAGCAACTACAGCCTCGGGATAGTGTATTTTTTTTGATAGAAACGCTAACAAAACTTGCATCCCTCCGCGGAACTAAGGGAATACGTCAAGGTTTTGGTAGATATCAGCTTTGAATTTTCGGCTGTAAATGGATTGGCATTTGGCAGGCCCAAGATTAGCCGTACGCACCTTTGGGCTACAGCCATACAGCACCGCAATAAAGCAGCAAAACATGCATAAAAACAACCATTTGTTGCTAAGCATAATGTCGGGGTTGAATTTAAAACCGGCATAAACCAAAAAAGCCCCGAAATTTCGAGGCTTTTGTGTTGTGGGAGCTACTGGGTTCGAACCAGTGACCCTCTGCTTGTAAGGCAGATGCTCTGAACCAGCTGAGCTAAGCTCCCTTTTAAACGACTTGATTTTGCAACCCGTTCGTTCCGTTTGGGGATGCAAACATAACAGGATGATTGAATTTTTCAAAATATTATTTCAAGTTATTTCTTCAATTATTTTCATAGCGCTGCTAAGTAACTAACGGTCAAATAAATAATTTTCAATGCGTGCTTAATAAGCTTGGCCAACATAAAAGCCGGCTTTAAACAATGATGGTGGTCATTGGTCAAAGTCGGCTTTCCGTAATGTCAGAATGTTAAGTAACAGCGTCTATAAGCTACCTACTGAGCAATTTTATCAAAATCCTTTAAACCATTGCAAGGCATCCACCATCATGGGCGTAACGCTGGTTTCGTGGGTACCGTTGGGTATGGGTATTAATGTAAGCTGCGATGAACCGGCCGCTTTAAATTTATTAAAAGTTGACTGACTGGTTTCAAAGTACACGTTTTGATCGGCCGTGCCATGGTACAGGCGGGTGGGGCTTACCGGATACCAGTTAGGGAAGCTGTTGGCCGCTACCTGCGCTTTAAAAGCGGTTTCGGCAGTCGGGTTACTCAAAGCCGCATAAAAGGTTGGGTTAAACAAGGCAGGAAGTGTGGCCGGTAAAGCCGCATTAATCTGGTCGCTGTTTTTGCTGCCGTCCAGCAACGAAGGGATATTGGTAGCCGCAGGTTGTGTAAAAAAGTCGGTTAACGGGCGGTTGTAATTGTAAGTGGTATTATAAGCCTGCATAAACAACGCAAAAAACGACGGATCGGGATAAGTGGTTACCGTAGCCACTTTAGCCAGCATGCCGGTTACATCATAACCACCCGCACCTTCGGCTGCAGCGGTGAGGGTCAGGTTATCCGTTGTGTTGGTTTCAATTTCCTTTTGGGCTGCCATAGTTACGTAACCACCTTCTGAGTATCCTACTAAAAACAACTTGTTGCTAAAGGCAATGTTCTTGTCTTTTAAATAATACTTTACAGCCTGCAGCATATCTGTTACCGCCAGCGCCGAAGTTTGCATGTCATAATAAGGGTGTACAATATCTTTTGATACGCCATAGCCCACAAAATCCGGAATAACCGTGATAAAGCCCGTAGAGGCGAACAACTCAAACCCGGTAAATGAATTTGGAAAGTTGGATGGTGCATCCGCATCGCTAAACATTGTGCCATGCTGGGCGCTCAGTAAAGCCGGGCTGCTGGTCATGCCTTTAGGTATACACAACAAGCCAGAGGCATTAATTTTGTTGCCTTTGTAAGTAGTTTTATAAGTGATCTGGTAAAAATCAACATCGTATTGTACCAAGGCAGCATAAGCACTGAAACCTTTGAGTGTTGCGGCAGCTTGCAACTGCAGTTTAGTTAAGTTGGCAAGCGATGTGGCCGAAACAAAGGCATCTTTGCCAATGTCGATAGTTTCGGTATCCCGGTTCTTTTTACAACCCGTAGCTACAATGAGCAGGGTTAAAATGCAAAATGCATAGTGTAGATGTTTTTTCATGATGCGTTGATATATAAAATTAAAATTGATGGCAACGGGGTAAAATATGGGCAGTTCAGGTTGACGTGATTAGGTTTGGTTTGCTTGCGTTAAAATTATAATTATTATCTTAAAATACGTTTATTTATCTGATATTTAATTACATATACATGTCGCAATATTTTTATAACTTAAAGTAGATATTGACATCTTTTGATACTTGGCTTGGTTCGAACTATGCTTCAACCGCTGCACCACTATAAACAAAAAAAGCCCCTCTCATTGAGGAGCTTATTAACAAAAGCAGTGGCTTTACAAATTTTATACGTTGCCGTAAGCGTTAGACTGGCCGCCATCAATGGCAATAACCTGTCCGCTCACATAACTGCAATCTTCGCTTAGCAAAAAAACCACTAATTTTCCAACCTCTTCGGGCAAGCCCAAACGTTTGGCGGGGTTAGCCTGGGCGTAGTCGGTTTCGGCATGTTTAGGGTCTGCCGGGTTAACCTGCTTAAAGGCTTCAGCAACCATCGGCGTTAAAATAGCGCCCGGTGCAATGGCGTTAGTTTGTATACCGTAACGGCCATACTCCAGTGCTGCATTTTTGGTAATGCCGGCTACGGCGTGTTTAGTTGCCACATAAGCGGTTTGGTTGGCCACGCCTCTGATGCCCCCTACTGATGCCACATTTACAATACGACCATACTCCTGCTTTTGCATTACCGGTATTACATACTTTAAGCCATAGTATACGCCCATCAGGTT harbors:
- a CDS encoding SDR family oxidoreductase, translating into MNRLENKVIVITGAAMGLGFAAALEAAKNGALLSLIDYNAELLEKAKAEIQTQYAQAKIVTSVADVSDEAAVKKYVDDTVQAFGRIDGFYNNAGIEGRQAPLVDYDLAVFKKVVDINLMGVYYGLKYVIPVMQKQEYGRIVNVASVGGIRGVANQTAYVATKHAVAGITKNAALEYGRYGIQTNAIAPGAILTPMVAEAFKQVNPADPKHAETDYAQANPAKRLGLPEEVGKLVVFLLSEDCSYVSGQVIAIDGGQSNAYGNV
- a CDS encoding prolyl oligopeptidase family serine peptidase, coding for MKKHLHYAFCILTLLIVATGCKKNRDTETIDIGKDAFVSATSLANLTKLQLQAAATLKGFSAYAALVQYDVDFYQITYKTTYKGNKINASGLLCIPKGMTSSPALLSAQHGTMFSDADAPSNFPNSFTGFELFASTGFITVIPDFVGYGVSKDIVHPYYDMQTSALAVTDMLQAVKYYLKDKNIAFSNKLFLVGYSEGGYVTMAAQKEIETNTTDNLTLTAAAEGAGGYDVTGMLAKVATVTTYPDPSFFALFMQAYNTTYNYNRPLTDFFTQPAATNIPSLLDGSKNSDQINAALPATLPALFNPTFYAALSNPTAETAFKAQVAANSFPNWYPVSPTRLYHGTADQNVYFETSQSTFNKFKAAGSSQLTLIPIPNGTHETSVTPMMVDALQWFKGF
- a CDS encoding alpha-L-fucosidase, yielding MLSAFAQPKRYEATWASLDSRPAPPWFSDAKFGIFVHWGPYAVPAWAPKGNYSEWYQYWVEGKATEGQKDLYAAFKKHHEQVYGKDFAYSHFGDMFKAEDFEPNDWAKLFAASGAKYVVLTSKHHDGFALWPSAEASKAFNRPWNSTVAGPKRDLAGDLFKAVKSTGLKMGFYYSLFEWFNPMYNQDKNRFVNEHFLPQAKDLVTRYNPDILWADGEWELTDEQWKSKELLAWIYNHNTNPNLIVNDRWGKDIRKHHGGFYTTEYGADFASNHPWEECRGIGQSFGYNQNEDLQDYNSAQSLILMLANIVSNGGNLLLDIGPTAGGKIPPVMQERLLQIGEWLKVNGEAIYGTHRWTVASQWSAGKRDTKPVAEGGVSGNFILKQTVTPDAGYAVKQAFFTHKNNTLYAILPQLTGGKFVLQNVPVQQSSTVTLLGHTKPLTWTKSKGNIIVDFSGLKDITPSVAYTLKISNVTGAQN
- a CDS encoding metallophosphoesterase produces the protein MANRLPLIFLLWVITDFYFYQAVKTLSGSDVYSWLYWLINVLLIGFMIAAVFVRRGSNVQQRVINWLMGLMLLAFVPRLFSVPVLLIEDLTRLFRGFPPRAYWVSELTMGIAAILSLVVLFGITRGKHFYRVRRETLSFPDLPEAFDGFTITQITDVHSGSFSNVAGVQKGLDLVNAQQSDVILFTGDLVNNQATEMDPWIPAFAQLKAPMGKYSILGNHDYGDYIRWESADAKQANLTRLKQVHQEIGFRLLLDEAITLQKNGQAITLIGVENWGKGGFHKYGNLSNATESVPDNAFKILLSHDPSHWEGVTLDHDKHIHLTLSGHTHGMQFGIELFGFKWSPIKYVYKQWAGLYKQKGRYLYVNRGFGFLGLKGRIGIWPEIAVITMKKSN